A region of the Anguilla anguilla isolate fAngAng1 chromosome 16, fAngAng1.pri, whole genome shotgun sequence genome:
TGTCGAtccattttgaaagaaataagCGTCATCGTCgtctaaaatattttattcgcCGGCACTGCACATCAGTAGGAGATGAAGTGAAAGTGCGTGTCTCACATATATCAGTGGATACATCGATTTAGGAGTACCTAGCTATAATACACCTCCGAACATCTGTTTGACAGCTATGATCAGCTACTCAGTGGTTGACTGGCAGGCAGCGGCGTACACCCACATAAATAACAGATTCATAGTGACATGCCAGTATTACCTTGTGTCTGTTCCCCGCCTCCAGCTGTATAGCGATGTTGGCCAGTTTCATGGCATTCTGAAGCGGTTTCAGGCCACCGTCTGACGCAGCGCAGGCCATTGTGGAGCGAGACTGTAAAATCAAGAAGGGTGTGCTATTCAGAGGTAAACACCACAGAACTAAAGCGGTGAAAGCACACCGCCAGGATGTTTGCTCTCCTAACCAAAACCGGAAGAGCACAGAGCAAGGGAAAGGAAGCGAAGACTGCTGACGTCAACCAAGATATTCCACTCTGAAAACGCTTCTTCAGCTCAAAAACATCGTAAAAATTATGTACGGTGCAAAAAACACAGGAATACGCGCACAGTTCTTAGTTCCCCTGATAACGGGCGATCTGTCTCAGCTGTTcgcaaaaatgttttatatggaATGGATACATGTAcaagatattttttattatgccaCAAGACAGAGATAGGACTTATTCATAGGATTTAAGTCGTGTTTCCATACTTCACaaactctttatttttttgtaattgtgcaTGGATTTAATTGACCTATGCATGAAACACGAATAAGACATATTCAATGCTAAAGCGAGTATGTGGCCGCAGGAATTATGGTTACATGTTTATAAACCACAGTaaactatattattattattttgttagaATCGGCTGTAGTTATTGAGAAACATGTAGGTTATACAACAGCACGAAATGCGTTGAACAAGagctttcctttctcttttctggtatttcaaACTTTCTGAAATTGGAAGTCATCCTGTTTGATTTCAGAATATTTAGAAAATTTTGGAGAATTTGTTGAGGATTCAGTCgaattatattaaataatcCACATCAACCATAACAGTTGTTAAGAATTTGTTGTACTTGACTCGTAAAGACAAGGATACACAAGACAAAATGCTcttccatccattacctatactcgcttattcctggtcagggtcatggaaGGTGCTGGAGCTtattccagcatgcattgggcgagaggcacgAATGGACCCTGGACAATTCACCAATccatcacacacattcacacacactcatacctgggggcaatttagactctccaattaacttaacctgcatgtctttggactgtgggaggaaaccggaataCCCAGAGGAAGCCCAACCGGGTCCTGGCTGGGATTACAACCAAGGACttctgtgaggcaacagtgcaacccactgcaccaccatgccacgcAAGACAAAATGTGAGGAATCTAAAAATACatggaataaattaataaataaaatatacattacccaactacacacacacacacacagtgcagtgctgtgcaaATGTCAGACCACCCTTTCCTTAATTTACTTTCCAGCAAATAAAAGCATTAAgtgcaagttatttatttttcaatgtcaaAGTTTTCACCAACTCAAAAAATtccattgtgttaaaataagtttaaccacacaattatggtaaaacacattttcaacaaccttaatcGATTAAGAGATTGGCTATGACAGAAACCAGCGTACTCAGTGGGTTCCCAGGACCTGGGTTGAGAACAGAGTTGAGAAGCGCTGGTCTGCGAGTAGGAAATAAAAGTCCACCTGCAGTTCTCTTTGGAGAGAGTAGATGGCGCTGACAAAAATTTAGGGCCAATTTTATTATCTATTCCGGGTTGTTTCTTCTTCCCGCAAACCACTTCCGGATCCACTTGTTTACTTTCAGATGTCTCTTTCTAAAATGGGAGTAAGCTGGTCAGCTAGagtctgaaaataaaatttacgAAAATGCAATTAATCAGAACCCACTGAATTTTactttattactgtttttacagaaacaaactgcggacattttagaaaataattttgcgtaagaacattttatctgtaaaagtcaaatttttaaactttttagcTAGCTGTGGGTAGCTAGCTGTACTTCCCCCATGTAGCTGCCCAGCTTTGCCTATCTAACCTGTAAGGGAAATTAAAGAGAAGAGCTTAGTTTAACGTTACTTTCCTGGCTTTTGGAACATTTGCGCTTATAATGAAACGAGATAGGCGCGCGCGGCTGGCCGCTGTTTCGCCCCTGACCAGGCACGCGCACTCGCCAGGAGCCAGCAAGCGACCCTGTCGGCGAGGGAGACCGAGGGCAGGTTCTGGGAAGAATGCACCCAGACAGGGATGCGAGCTAAGTCGTAGGGACGATGACCCGGGGGAAAGCGCCTGGGGAGGACGACTAAGCATTGACACAATCCCAGCCACAGGGACAGGAGAGGCCGGAGGTCCCCAGAACGAATCAAGGACCACAGGTAGGTCGCCGGGTTCCGCTTGGTTCAGGGCGGAGTGCTTCTTCATAATACAGATGTGTCATAAACTAAGTTCCCATACTAGTTTGCTGCAGAGGAAGTGGCAGAGACGGAtgcactgagacacagacaAGCAGCTACTGTCTACTTTATTAACTGACTATTGCTTTCTAAGCAAACTTCTTGACACGACAtgaactgtttaaaatgtatatggTAGATGGGTTCGTTACCGGGTAAATGACCTATTAAATTTAGCTATTTAAAAGTTAGCTAGCAAAGTACGTGTCTTTGGTGACAGCGTTGGCCTTACGATCACATGCAGGTTCGGGTCGACTTAGCGCTGCCTTTTGCCGACTGTGCCACGGGAAGTTTTCCCCGCGCAGCCTGCGGCACGCGTTCGGCAAGTTGCAGGGAGAGTCCGTGAAGCTCGCAGCGGAGGAGAGGCTGCGACCGCCGCCGCTCTTCTGCACCGACTTCCAGCGCCTGGTGGGCGTGCCAGTGAGCCGCGACCCGCTTCTGTCTCAGTTCGTATGCAAGAACTGCCACTCGCAGTTCTACAAGTGCCACAGAGTCCTGCTAACCTTCCTCCAGCGGGTCAACCTGTCGCCCTCCACGCGCGACAGCGCCACCGAAAGGTGAGGGAGAGCCATCAGCGAAATAGATCTGCTGGCGGCCAAGACCAGAGCCTTCTTTACCGCTGAAACGTCTGGTTGTGCTTCTATTTCAGGGGTCATTCCATGCGGTCTTATTCAGCAGAAGGGGCCTGTCTGTCAGGTGAGTTGAATATTAGCAGAAGGGAATCATGTTGAATCGTCTGAGATCTTAAGACCTTGAGAGAGTGACAGGTTAATCTAAACCAGTGACAGCGGGGCCTTTATGACTGAACCCCCTATTCGATGTTCTATGCTTCACCTCCTACCCCCGTCTAGGCCCTCCCATCACCTCCTCTCCCCAGTGCCTCCATGGTCTGGTCTCCTGGACGCACCACCATGCGGTGGACTGCAGCTCCTGCCCCGgcctgcaggaggtgctggaggggCAGTACCGGGGGGCGGTTCgggtggtgtgggggtgcgTGGACGGACACAGCTACACGATGGACGCGCAAGCGCATCCGGAGAGAGACCAGCAAGCAGTCAGAACCGGCTCCCCGGACTCTGGGACAGCTCTGAGGCCGGTGGGGGCAGCCCTAACCCACCCTAGCCCGGCTGCCGCCCCCCAGAACCAGGCCCCCGCCCTGCGGACGGCTCCCAGCACAGACACCGCCGGCGCTTCCGGGGGTGAGTGGGTCGCGGGGCTGGAAGGCTCACTTCAAAGTTTACGCGTTGCTACGGTTACACACAGCTTAAAGCAGACATTGGCACTGAATCACATTCcgttcatttagcagacacgtTCATTTACAGACTTAACTTGGAACATGAAAGCATTGCCTTGTCTTATACCAGCACAAGCGCTTGACGTGGCTAACAACGTTCCCAGACGAGTAAGTGCAACATCACTTAAAGCTAATGAACAATGCTAATGAGAAACCATGCTGCGCCGGCCCTTGTACCATCGCAGCGCTGCTTCTGTATTACCAGCACAGCGCTGCTAACAGCGCTGTGCCTCAGCGCGTGCGCTGCGTTGATGTTCCGGCGGTGTGTTGTTGTTGCCAGGAGCACTGCGCAGCGAGGCGACGGTCACGCCCGCGCCAGCCGACCCTGTGGACGGGGCAGGGGAAAGTGACCTCTCTGACAGGTAAGCCAGCAATCCGGAAGACCTGACACAGGTGAGGCAGCACAGGTAAACTCCAGCTGAACACAGGCGGGCCAGTGAAGCGGGTTAAGAGAAATAACGTTGGAAGAGTCTCATTAAGTGATAACGTGAGAAAGTAATTTACTTGTTAAAATGCATCTAATAAAATGAAGGATGCAGCAGTACCTCAGATATAAAGACTGGTCTTATGACATAGCAGGATTCAAGCTCGCTTCGAACTCGCAGTTCACCCTGTCTTTCCGTAATCGGCGCACATAGGAAGCATTCTTTATGACGTTAGCTTAGTTTGCAGGAACACGAGATGAGGAGCGTTTTATGATGCCGATCCGCTCCCCTGGGCCCGTTTGTGCATCTGACCCCGCAGGAACTTCTCTAGCGACGACGAAGacgaggagaggaggaagagcggCTCTTCGGATGAGCTGTTTGAGCCCTTTCCCGAGAAGCGGTGAGAGAGCCTTCGCTGAGTAATCTCTGAATAGATTCGCGCGGAAGCGTGCCTGTGGCGTACTCTGTAGTTacgctcctcctccccctccctccccctccccaaagggTCGTCTCCTCCAAGAAGGGCGGCAGGGAGGCGAAGAGGCCCCCCGAGCCCAAGGTGCGGAAGAAACCGGGGCCGAAGCCGGGCTGGAAGAAAAAGATCAAGACGGAGCGGTACCTATGGGTGGGGCACTGtcaggggaaggggagagggggtcaGTCAGGGGTCACGGTGAGAGTTCAGTGAGGGGTCAGAGTGGGGTTGATGAGGAGTCAGCCAGGGGTCAGAGTAAGTGGTTGGTCAGGGCTCACAGTGAGGTGTCAGAGTCAGGGGTCACTGTTAGAGGTCAGTGAGGGGTCACAGTGGGGCTGGTGAGGGGTCGGTCAGGGCTGAGTGAGGGGTCACAGTGGGGCTGGTGAGGGGTCAGTCAGGGCTGAGTGAGGGGTTGATGAGGTGGTCACAGTTAGGGGTCAGTCAGGGGACTGAGTAAGGGGTCGGACAGGGCTGAGTGAGGGGTCACAGTGGGGCTGGTGAGGGGTCAGTCAGGGCTGAGTGAGGGGTTGATGAGGTGGTCAcagttaggggtcagtgtgGGGCACTGATTTTGCTTTGTTCCTTTTCTCAGAGAGGAGCTTCCCAACATCTATAAGTGCCCCCATCAGGGCTGCACAGCCGTGTACCGCGGAGCCGACGGCATGAAggtcagtgtgcgtgtgcacagtAAGCTCAGTTTGCGCTCAACATGCTTAccatgttcagtgtgttcagtatgATTAGTGTGTGCTCAGTATGTTTACCATGTTTGCAGTGCCCAGTGAGTTTAGTGCGTTTAGTGAATGCTCAGTTCGTTGAGTGTGTTCAGTATGTGTTGAGTGTCCGCTGTGGTATCTGGAGCAGAAGCACATTAAGGAGCATCATGAGGAAGTGCGGGAGCgaccctgcccccaccccggCTGCAACAAGGTGTTCATGATCGACCGCTACCTGCAGCGGCACGTCAAGCTCATCCACACAGGtgaggggccggggggcggggccacgcaGGGGAGCGGGCGCGGTGGCGAGGTGTGCTTTGCCTGAGAACTCTACCgtcctgtccctctctccccagagGTGAGGAATTACATCTGCGACCAGTGCGGCCAGACCTTCAAACAGAGGAAGCACCTGTCCGTGCATCAGATGCGCCACTCAGGGGCCAAGCCGCTACAGTGAGTcacagtgagggggaggggccaagtcactgcagtgagtcagagagagggggaggggccaagtCACTACAGTGAGTCAGATAGGGGGAGGGGCCAAGCCTCTACAGTGAgttagagagggggaggggctaagcCACTACACTGAGTCACAGTGAGGGGGAGGGTCCAAGAGCTGGTGTAGCCTCCTAACTGAGCTTGCGATTGTTCCTTCAGGTGTGAGGTGTGCGGGTTCCAGTGCCGCCAGCGAGCGTCACTCAAGTACCACATGACCAAGCACAaggcggaggcggagctggagtTTGCCTGCGAACAGTGCGGGAAGCGCTTCGAGAAGGCTCACAACCTCAACGTGCACATGTCCATGGTGCACCCGCTCACGCAGGGAGGGGCCAGCGACCCGCCCCAGCCCCCGGAGGGTGAGGCTCTGAGCCCGCACTCTGCCTCCAGCTGAGACTGCAGCAGAACTCTGGACTCCTACAGTGACCTTAAGGGCAGAGTGTCACGCCTCATACACCTCACTCTGAACCCCATGCCCCTAACCCTGTACTCCTCACTCTATAGCCCACACCCTGTACACTTCACCCTGTACCCCACGCCATGTACCCCTTACCCCCTGTACCCCACACCATGCAGAATACCCCTCCACCACAGACCACATTCCACACACCATGCTCCACCACCCTGTACACCTCAACATGTAGAAGACCCCTCCACCACAAAccacatactgcacaccatgctccaccccacacacacacacaccctatatcCCACATCGCATACCCACCCTATACCCCACACCATGTGTCCCCCATATACCACTCACCCTACACCCCAGACCGTACGCCCCACACACCCAGTACACGGCTCCCTCACACTATGCAACACGTTCCTGACACCCCGCACACCTTACGCTCGCCTGCTTGCTGCCGCACCGCGACCCAGCCAGGCGCCGCACGCCAACCGCACCACTCAATGAAGACTCGGACCGGTCTGTACCCTGCCACCAGTTGTTTTTATTATCTTCCTTTCTTGTTTAGCATCTCCTGAACTACCAGTGGGCGCAGTGAAACTGTCTCGCTGGCTGGCGTGTCCAGGCGAGAGGCTGTCCTCTTAtgcagcctttaaaaaaaaacagagatgaaCCTTATCGATGAAATGAACCACCTTTTTTTTTAGAGGAGGCTAGTATTGTTtataaactgtaaaatgaagAGTAAAATCTGTGAATATGTGTATAGAACAGAGAGCACTCGAGTCCGTCACGAGCAGATGTTTATGCTGCACCCatgtgacccccctccccccgcccctgttactggccccgcccccggcagAGCAGCCTTTCTCTACCGCGTGAAAAACGAATAAAGGTGTAAATACACAAAGCTGCTCAGCGCTGCGTTATTCCGCTCGGGGTTCCGGAGGCCGGCCGCTGTTTTTGGGGGACGGTCGCGGttccccaccccgccccccaggctGGGGGCGCACAGCTGCTCACAGGAAGTCCAGCTCCCGCAGGGCGTGGTcagggctgggcggggccaggtgggAGGACAGGGCAGCAGACACTTCGGGGTCCAGATCTCCACACGCCTCCTgcagctgggggggaggggagggattgATGTGTAACAGCACTGTGTGAGAGGTGAGAGGGGTTTGATTTGGAAGGGTACTGTGTGAGGGGTTTGATGTGTAACTACTGAGTGAGAGGGGTTTGATGAGTAACAGTACTGAGTGAGAGGGGTTTCATGAGTAACAGTACTGCGTGAGAGGGGTTTGATGAGTAACAGTACAGTGTGGGAGGGGTTTCATGAGTAACAGTACTGCGTGAGAGGGGTTTCATGAGTAACAGTACTGCGTGAGAGGGGTTTGATGAGTAACAGTACAGTGTGGGAGGGGTTTGATGTGTAACAGTACTGAGTGAGGGGTTTGATGTGTAACagtactgtgtgagaggggtttGATGTGTAACAGTACTGAGTGAGAGGGGTTTGATGTGTAACAGTACTGAGTGAGAGGGGTTTCATGAGTAACAGTACTGAGTGAGAGGGGTTTGATGTGTAACATTACTGAGTGAGAGGGGTTTGATGTGTAACagtactgtgtgagaggggtttGATGTGTAACagtactgtgtgagaggggtttGATGTGTAACAGTACTGAGTGAGAGGGGTTTCTTGAGTAACAGTACTATGTGAGAGGGGTTTGATGTGTAACAGTACCGTGTGAGAGGGGTTTGATCtataacagtgctgtgtgagaggGTTTGATGTGTAACAGTACTGAGTGAGAGGGGTTTCATGAGTAACagtactgtgtgagaggggtttGATCTATAACaatgctgtgtgagaggggtTTGATGTGTAACAGTACAGTGTGAGAGGGGTTTGATCtataacagtgctgtgtgagaggGGTTTGATGTGTAACagtactgtgtgagaggggtttGATGTGTAACAGTACTGAGTGAGAGGGGTTTCATGAGTAACagtactgtgtgagaggggtttGATGTGTAACAGTACAGTGTGAGAGGGGTTTGATCtataacagtgctgtgtgagaggGTTTGATGTGTAACAGTACTGAGTGAGATGGGTTTGATCTATAACAGTACTGTGTGATTGGGTTTGATGTGTAACTACTGACTGAGAGGGGTTTGATGT
Encoded here:
- the znf276 gene encoding zinc finger protein 276; protein product: MKRDRRARLAAVSPLTRHAHSPGASKRPCRRGRPRAGSGKNAPRQGCELSRRDDDPGESAWGGRLSIDTIPATGTGEAGGPQNESRTTGSGRLSAAFCRLCHGKFSPRSLRHAFGKLQGESVKLAAEERLRPPPLFCTDFQRLVGVPVSRDPLLSQFVCKNCHSQFYKCHRVLLTFLQRVNLSPSTRDSATERGHSMRSYSAEGACLSGPPITSSPQCLHGLVSWTHHHAVDCSSCPGLQEVLEGQYRGAVRVVWGCVDGHSYTMDAQAHPERDQQAVRTGSPDSGTALRPVGAALTHPSPAAAPQNQAPALRTAPSTDTAGASGGALRSEATVTPAPADPVDGAGESDLSDRNFSSDDEDEERRKSGSSDELFEPFPEKRVVSSKKGGREAKRPPEPKVRKKPGPKPGWKKKIKTEREELPNIYKCPHQGCTAVYRGADGMKKHIKEHHEEVRERPCPHPGCNKVFMIDRYLQRHVKLIHTEVRNYICDQCGQTFKQRKHLSVHQMRHSGAKPLQCEVCGFQCRQRASLKYHMTKHKAEAELEFACEQCGKRFEKAHNLNVHMSMVHPLTQGGASDPPQPPEGEALSPHSASS